Proteins encoded by one window of Mycolicibacterium sp. ND9-15:
- a CDS encoding MFS transporter — MRPWIVWATGLFAYIVAVLDRTTLGVSGLDAAERFQASPSVLSTFVVLQVVVYAGAQVPAGLLLDRFGSKRLILAGAVLMAAGQLALAFTESLPTAIGARALLGLGDAVTFISVLRLVPHWFSPRQVPLVTQLTGICGQLGQVLSAIPFFAVLNAWGWTPAYVSVAALGVLSILLTSLLVRNAPHGDAVEIETVSVRETLASVKTVWLRPGTRLGFFTHMGTQFSVTVFALMWGVPYLTNAHGLPPRVAGMLLTVSVVAAISAGVLIGIFTGRRPHRRSWLVLAIIAGNALVWTVVLALPGPAPLWLLVVLIVVISVGGPGSMVGFDFARTFNPSATLGTASGLVNMGGFIASLLVMQAMGVILDAAGEISFDSFRVAWTVQYAVWVLAVTGILITRRKARKLMRVEQERMLLEGLDTRPAERGWGIDVSDRGPSRDGWPS; from the coding sequence GTGCGTCCCTGGATCGTGTGGGCCACCGGACTCTTCGCCTACATCGTCGCAGTTCTCGACCGCACCACGTTGGGCGTCTCCGGCCTCGATGCGGCAGAGCGGTTCCAAGCCAGCCCAAGCGTGCTGTCGACGTTCGTCGTGCTGCAGGTCGTCGTCTACGCCGGTGCGCAGGTGCCCGCCGGGCTGCTGCTGGACCGCTTCGGCTCCAAGAGGCTGATTCTCGCCGGCGCCGTGCTGATGGCGGCGGGCCAACTCGCGCTCGCGTTCACCGAGTCGCTGCCGACCGCTATCGGCGCGCGGGCGCTGCTCGGCTTGGGCGATGCCGTCACGTTCATTTCGGTCCTGCGACTGGTTCCGCACTGGTTCAGCCCTCGACAAGTTCCGTTGGTCACGCAATTGACCGGGATTTGCGGACAACTCGGCCAGGTGCTCTCGGCGATTCCGTTCTTCGCCGTTCTCAACGCCTGGGGTTGGACGCCGGCGTACGTGTCGGTGGCGGCCCTGGGCGTCTTATCGATTCTCCTGACGTCGCTGTTGGTAAGGAACGCGCCGCACGGCGACGCCGTCGAGATCGAGACCGTCTCCGTGCGCGAAACGCTGGCCAGCGTCAAAACCGTCTGGCTGCGACCCGGCACCAGGCTCGGATTCTTCACCCATATGGGCACCCAGTTCTCGGTGACGGTGTTCGCGCTGATGTGGGGTGTCCCGTACCTGACCAACGCCCACGGGCTCCCGCCCCGCGTGGCAGGGATGTTGTTGACCGTATCGGTGGTGGCCGCCATCTCGGCGGGCGTGCTGATCGGCATCTTCACCGGACGGCGGCCGCACCGGCGGTCATGGCTGGTCCTGGCGATCATCGCCGGCAACGCGTTGGTGTGGACCGTCGTGTTGGCGTTGCCCGGGCCGGCGCCGCTGTGGCTGCTGGTGGTGTTGATCGTCGTGATCTCGGTTGGGGGTCCCGGGTCGATGGTCGGCTTCGACTTCGCGCGGACCTTCAACCCCAGTGCGACGCTGGGCACCGCCTCTGGCCTGGTCAACATGGGTGGCTTCATCGCCTCGTTGTTGGTGATGCAGGCGATGGGTGTCATCCTCGACGCCGCCGGCGAAATCTCCTTCGACTCGTTCCGGGTGGCCTGGACCGTGCAGTATGCGGTCTGGGTCCTGGCGGTGACCGGCATCCTCATCACCCGGCGCAAAGCGCGCAAGCTGATGCGGGTCGAGCAGGAACGAATGCTGTTGGAAGGGCTGGACACCCGCCCAGCCGAGCGCGGCTGGGGCATCGACGTCAGCGACCGCGGGCCGTCACGCGACGGTTGGCCTTCTTGA
- a CDS encoding polyketide synthase, with protein MTINEQHRVSADRTTGAAHVGAQALVDRLNSGEPYAVAFGGQGGSWLENLEELVGSAGIESELSEVVGEAALLLEPVARELVVVRPIGFEPLHWVRALAADEPLPATKQLITAAISGPGILLAQMAAIRAAIRQGLDLYGAPPVAMAGHSQGIIACESLRSRGAKDAELLALLQLIGAAGSLVSRRRGMVGRGDKSPMVSVTNVDPDRIAELLEEFSQDVRTVLPPVLSIRNGRRSVVITGTPEQLGRFELYCSKITEKEEAERKNKVRGGSVFRPAFHGVQVEVGFHTPRLAGGVEVVDTWAARCGIDPDLAHEMTEAIFVRPIDWVGEVERLHEAGAKWIVDLGPSDTVTRLTAPIIRGLGVGIVPAATRVGQRNLFTVGAEPEVPPAWSSYAPTTVALPDGSVKLSTKFTRLTGRSPILLAGMTPTTVDAKIVAAAANAGHWAELAGGGQVTEEIFTERIAELSTLLEPGRAVQFNSLFLDPYLWKLQLGGKRLVQRARQSGAPIDGVVVSAGIPDLEEAVELIDELNTVGIKHVVFKPGTIDQIKSVIKIAAEVPGKDLIVHIEGGRAGGHHSWEDLDDLLLSTYGELRKLPNITVCVGGGIGTPERAAEYLSGHWATEYGFPAMPVDGILVGTAAMATLEATTSPAVKQMLVETSGTDRWISAGKAQGGMASSRSQLGADIHEIDNAASRCGRLLDEVAGDAEAVADRRDEIIAAMATTCKPYFGDVGEMTYRRWLARYVELAIGDGDSTADTKLPGTPWLADTWRDRFADMLHRAEARLHPQDSGPITTLFDDPGLFDDPDQAIATLLACYPEAEMLRLHPADVPWFVTLCKTPGKPVNFVPVIDKDVRRWWRSDSLWQAHDARYAADAVCIIPGTQAVAGITRVDEPVGELLDRFEQAAIDEVLASNGNPVPVVSRRQARADVTGPLAVVLDSPDVLWAGRVAINPVHRIGAPDEWQANENRNATHPSTGARLELDDDRVTLSVPLSDIWIDIPFTLPTCTVDGGMPVVTVEDASAAMRSVLAIAAGIESSGGPDDLPPVHDNTATVTADWDPERVADHTGVTAALGAPLAPGLTLVPDALVGHCWPAVFAAIGAAVTEDGLPVVEGLLSLVHLDHAAHLLTQMPKTRAELTVTATASTASDTEYGRVVPVSVQIRDADGALLATLEERFAIRGRTGAAELSDPPRAGGAVTDNATETQRRRRRDVTVTAPTDMSAFAVVSGDYNPIHTDRAAALLAGLKSPIAHGMWLSAAAQHVVTATDGKPAPPARVVGWTSRFLGMVLPGDDIDFRVDRVGIDRGAEILEVTAKVSGELVMSGTAQLAAPKTVYAFPGQGIQHKGMGMEVRARSKAARKVWDTADKFTRDTLGFSVLHVVRDNPTSLIASGVHYHHPDGVLFLTQFTQVAMATVATAQVAEMREQGAFVEGAIACGHSVGEYTALACVSGVYELEALLEVVFHRGSKMHDIVPRDHLGRSNYRLAAIRPSQIDLDDADVKQFVAEIAANTGEFLEIVNFNLRGSQYAIAGTVRGLEALEEEVERRREITGGKRSFILVPGIDVPFHSSVLRVGVADFRRSLERVMPRDQDPDLLIGKYIPNLVPRPFTLDRDFVQEIRDLVPAEPLDEILADYDTWRSERPAELCRKIVIELLAWQFASPVRWIETQDLLFIEEAAGGLGIERFVEIGVKSAPTVAGLAANTLKLPEYSHSTTEVLNSERDAAVLFATDSDPEPELDDVPASAPEPDVTSAVEAAAPAVPAPALAAPTGGPRPEDLTFDAADATMALIALAAKMRIDQIEPLDSIESITDGASSRRNQLLVDLGSELDLGAIDGAGEADLAGLKGQVTKLARTYKPFGPVLSDAVNDQLRTVFGPSGKRPGYIAERVAKTWELGAGWAKHVTVEVALGTREGASVRGGDLGGLHDGALADAATVDKVIDGAVAAVAARRGVAVSLPSAAGASGGVVDSAALTEFAERVTGRDGVLASAARMILGQLGLDTPIPVPEASDAELIDLVTAELGSDWPRLVAPAFDGRKAVLFDDRWASAREDLARLWLSGEDEIDHDWQRLSTRFEGAGHVVGTQATWWQGRALAAGRNIHASLYGRAAAGAENPGTGRYSDEVAVVTGASKGSIAASVVAQLLDGGATVIATTSKLDDDRLAFYRNLYRDNARWDAKLWVVPANMASYTDIDALVQWVGTEQTESLGPQSIHLKDAQTPTLLFPFAAPRVAGDLSDAGSRAEMEMKVLLWAVQRLIGGLSHIGAERDIAARLHVVLPGSPNRGMFGGDGAYGEAKSALDAVVSRWKAESSWAQRVSLAHALIGWTKGTGLMGHNDAMVGAVEEAGVRTYTTDEMAAMLLGLCDIESKVAAARAPLQADFTGGLAEADIDMAELAAKAREEMVTESRAEEPDAEGTVRALPSPPRGYKSAPPPDWADLDIDPADMVVIVGGAELGPYGSSRTRFEMEVDNELSAAGVLELAWTTGLVKWEDDPTPGWYDTQTGELVDEGELVERYHDAVIERVGIREWVDDGAIDPDHASPLLFSVFLDKDFTFVVSSEAEARGFLQFDPEHTVIAPAPEGGDWQVTRKAGTEVRVPRKVKLSRTVGAQIPTGFDPRVYGVSQDMSNSIDRLALWNLVTTVDAFLSAGFSPNELMRWVHPSLVASTQGTGMGGMTSMQTMYHGNLLGQNKPNDILQEVLPNVIAGHVVQSYVGSYGAMIHPVGACATAAISVEEGVDKIRLGKAEFVVAGGYDDTTLEAVIGFGDMAATADTEMMRAKGISDSKFSRANDRRRLGFVEGQGGGTILLARGDLALNMGLPVLAVVGYVSSFGDGVHTSIPAPGLGALGAGRGGRESQLARSLARLGVGADDIAVVSKHDTSTLANDPNETELHERLADALGRSEGAPLFVVSQKSLTGHSKGGAAAFQMLGLCQILRDGVIPPNRSLDCVDDELAGSAHFVWVRDTLKFGEKFPLKAGLITSLGFGHVSGLIALVHPQAFLAALSPTQRAEYKQRADDRVLAGQHRLASAIAGGKPMYEKPADRRFNHDAPEKPQEAEMLLDAAARLGDDDVYVRAQRGR; from the coding sequence GTGACGATCAACGAGCAGCACCGGGTGTCCGCTGACCGCACCACGGGGGCCGCCCATGTCGGTGCCCAGGCCCTCGTCGATCGGCTGAACTCCGGTGAGCCCTATGCCGTGGCGTTCGGCGGCCAGGGCGGCTCGTGGCTGGAGAACCTGGAGGAGTTGGTCGGCTCGGCCGGCATCGAGTCGGAACTCAGCGAGGTGGTCGGGGAGGCCGCACTGCTTCTCGAGCCCGTCGCGCGCGAGCTCGTGGTGGTGCGCCCGATCGGCTTCGAACCTCTGCACTGGGTCCGGGCGCTGGCCGCCGACGAGCCCCTGCCCGCCACCAAACAGCTCATCACCGCCGCAATCTCGGGTCCGGGCATCCTGCTCGCACAGATGGCCGCGATCCGTGCCGCGATCCGCCAGGGGTTGGACCTGTACGGCGCCCCGCCGGTCGCGATGGCCGGGCACTCACAGGGCATCATCGCCTGCGAGTCGCTGCGCTCGCGCGGCGCCAAGGACGCCGAACTGCTGGCGCTGCTGCAGCTGATCGGCGCCGCCGGGTCATTGGTCTCCCGGCGTCGCGGCATGGTCGGCCGCGGCGACAAGTCGCCGATGGTCTCGGTGACCAACGTCGATCCGGACCGCATCGCCGAATTGCTTGAAGAGTTCTCCCAAGACGTGCGCACCGTCCTGCCGCCGGTGCTGTCGATCCGCAACGGCAGGCGTTCGGTCGTCATCACCGGCACCCCCGAGCAGCTGGGCCGGTTCGAGCTCTACTGCTCGAAGATCACCGAGAAGGAGGAGGCCGAGCGCAAGAACAAGGTTCGCGGCGGCAGTGTGTTCCGCCCGGCCTTTCACGGGGTGCAGGTAGAGGTCGGTTTCCACACGCCGCGCCTCGCCGGCGGTGTCGAGGTGGTCGACACCTGGGCCGCCAGGTGCGGTATCGACCCCGACCTCGCCCACGAGATGACCGAGGCGATCTTCGTGCGCCCGATCGACTGGGTCGGTGAGGTGGAGCGGCTACACGAGGCCGGCGCCAAGTGGATCGTCGACCTCGGTCCGAGCGACACCGTGACACGGCTGACCGCACCGATCATCCGAGGGCTGGGTGTGGGCATCGTGCCGGCCGCCACGCGCGTCGGACAACGCAATCTGTTCACGGTCGGCGCGGAACCCGAAGTGCCGCCGGCGTGGTCGAGCTATGCGCCGACCACCGTTGCGCTACCCGACGGCTCGGTGAAGCTGTCGACGAAATTCACCCGGCTGACCGGGCGCTCGCCGATCCTGCTCGCGGGCATGACCCCGACGACCGTCGACGCCAAGATCGTCGCGGCCGCTGCCAACGCCGGTCACTGGGCCGAACTCGCCGGCGGTGGCCAGGTCACCGAGGAGATCTTCACCGAGCGCATCGCGGAGCTGAGCACGTTGCTCGAGCCGGGTCGCGCGGTGCAGTTCAACTCCCTGTTCCTCGACCCCTATCTGTGGAAACTGCAGCTGGGCGGGAAACGCCTGGTGCAGCGGGCTCGTCAGTCCGGCGCGCCGATCGACGGGGTCGTCGTTTCCGCGGGCATCCCCGACCTCGAAGAAGCGGTCGAGCTGATCGATGAGCTCAACACCGTCGGCATCAAGCATGTGGTCTTCAAACCGGGCACGATCGACCAGATCAAGTCCGTCATCAAGATCGCTGCAGAGGTACCCGGCAAGGATCTCATCGTGCACATCGAGGGTGGCCGCGCGGGCGGTCACCACTCTTGGGAAGACCTCGACGACCTGCTGCTGAGCACCTACGGGGAGTTGCGCAAGCTGCCGAACATCACGGTCTGCGTCGGCGGCGGCATCGGCACCCCCGAGCGGGCGGCCGAGTACCTGTCCGGGCACTGGGCCACCGAATACGGCTTCCCGGCCATGCCGGTCGACGGCATCCTCGTCGGCACTGCGGCGATGGCGACGCTGGAGGCGACCACCTCGCCGGCCGTCAAGCAGATGCTCGTCGAGACGTCCGGAACCGACCGCTGGATCAGCGCTGGGAAAGCCCAGGGCGGCATGGCTTCCAGCCGCAGCCAGCTCGGCGCCGACATCCACGAGATCGACAACGCCGCATCGCGGTGCGGCAGGCTGCTCGACGAGGTCGCCGGCGACGCCGAGGCCGTGGCGGACCGGCGCGACGAGATCATCGCGGCGATGGCCACCACCTGCAAGCCGTACTTCGGCGACGTCGGGGAGATGACCTACCGGCGGTGGTTGGCACGCTATGTGGAGTTGGCCATCGGCGACGGCGACAGCACCGCCGACACCAAGCTGCCGGGCACTCCCTGGCTCGCCGACACCTGGCGTGACCGGTTCGCCGACATGCTGCACCGCGCCGAGGCCCGGCTACACCCGCAGGACTCCGGCCCGATCACGACGCTGTTCGACGATCCTGGGCTGTTCGACGATCCGGACCAGGCGATCGCCACGCTGCTGGCGTGCTATCCGGAGGCCGAGATGCTGCGGCTGCACCCGGCCGATGTGCCCTGGTTCGTCACGCTCTGCAAGACGCCGGGCAAGCCGGTCAACTTCGTTCCGGTCATCGACAAGGACGTGCGGCGGTGGTGGCGCAGCGATTCGCTGTGGCAGGCCCACGACGCCCGCTACGCCGCCGATGCGGTGTGCATCATCCCCGGCACCCAGGCGGTGGCCGGTATCACCCGGGTCGACGAGCCGGTCGGTGAGCTTCTCGACCGCTTCGAACAGGCCGCGATCGACGAGGTACTGGCCAGCAACGGCAATCCGGTGCCGGTGGTGTCACGGCGCCAGGCCCGCGCCGACGTCACGGGGCCGCTCGCAGTGGTGCTGGACTCGCCCGACGTGCTGTGGGCCGGCCGCGTCGCGATCAACCCGGTGCACCGGATCGGTGCCCCCGACGAGTGGCAGGCCAACGAAAACCGTAACGCCACCCACCCCTCGACGGGCGCTCGTCTGGAGCTCGACGACGACCGCGTGACGCTGAGCGTTCCGCTGTCCGACATCTGGATCGACATCCCCTTCACGCTGCCGACGTGCACCGTGGACGGTGGAATGCCGGTGGTGACTGTCGAAGACGCCTCGGCCGCAATGCGTTCCGTGTTGGCGATCGCCGCCGGCATCGAAAGTTCGGGCGGACCCGACGATTTGCCGCCGGTGCACGACAACACCGCGACGGTCACCGCCGACTGGGATCCCGAACGGGTCGCCGATCACACCGGTGTCACCGCAGCCCTCGGCGCACCGCTCGCGCCCGGTCTCACCCTGGTGCCCGACGCGCTCGTCGGGCACTGCTGGCCCGCGGTCTTCGCGGCGATCGGCGCGGCCGTCACCGAGGACGGCTTGCCTGTCGTCGAGGGCCTGCTGAGCCTGGTGCACCTTGACCACGCCGCGCATCTGCTGACGCAGATGCCCAAGACCCGAGCCGAATTGACCGTCACTGCAACGGCTTCGACGGCCAGCGACACCGAATACGGCCGCGTGGTACCCGTGTCGGTGCAGATTCGCGATGCCGACGGCGCCCTGCTGGCCACGCTCGAGGAACGCTTCGCGATCCGCGGTCGCACCGGTGCGGCGGAATTGAGCGATCCGCCCCGCGCGGGCGGCGCGGTCACCGACAACGCCACCGAGACGCAGCGTCGTCGTCGCCGCGACGTCACGGTCACCGCACCCACCGACATGAGCGCGTTCGCCGTCGTCTCCGGGGATTACAACCCGATTCACACCGATCGCGCAGCCGCGCTACTGGCCGGGCTGAAATCGCCCATCGCGCATGGCATGTGGCTGTCGGCCGCTGCGCAGCACGTCGTCACCGCGACCGACGGCAAGCCAGCACCGCCTGCGCGGGTGGTCGGCTGGACGTCTCGGTTCCTGGGCATGGTGCTTCCGGGCGACGACATCGACTTCCGCGTCGACCGCGTCGGAATCGACCGCGGCGCAGAGATTCTCGAGGTGACCGCCAAGGTTTCCGGTGAACTCGTGATGTCGGGTACCGCGCAGTTGGCAGCGCCGAAGACCGTGTACGCGTTCCCCGGTCAGGGAATCCAGCACAAGGGCATGGGCATGGAGGTGCGTGCCCGGTCGAAGGCGGCGCGCAAGGTGTGGGACACCGCCGACAAGTTCACCCGCGACACGTTGGGCTTCTCGGTGCTGCACGTGGTGCGCGACAACCCGACCAGCCTGATCGCCAGCGGTGTGCATTACCACCATCCCGACGGTGTGCTGTTCCTGACGCAGTTCACGCAGGTCGCGATGGCGACCGTGGCCACCGCGCAGGTCGCCGAGATGCGTGAGCAGGGCGCATTCGTCGAGGGCGCGATCGCCTGCGGTCACTCCGTCGGCGAGTACACCGCGCTCGCCTGTGTCAGCGGTGTCTACGAACTCGAGGCGCTGCTGGAGGTGGTGTTCCACCGCGGCAGCAAGATGCACGACATCGTGCCACGTGATCATCTCGGCCGCTCGAACTACCGGCTGGCCGCGATCCGGCCGTCGCAGATCGACCTCGACGACGCCGACGTCAAACAGTTCGTCGCCGAGATTGCGGCGAATACTGGAGAGTTCTTGGAGATCGTGAACTTCAACCTGCGCGGCTCGCAGTATGCGATCGCGGGCACCGTGCGTGGGTTGGAAGCGCTGGAGGAGGAGGTCGAGCGACGTCGCGAGATCACCGGGGGCAAGCGCTCCTTCATTCTTGTTCCGGGTATCGACGTGCCGTTCCACTCGTCGGTGCTGCGGGTCGGTGTCGCCGACTTCCGCCGCTCCCTCGAGCGCGTCATGCCCCGCGATCAGGACCCTGACCTGCTCATCGGCAAGTACATCCCGAACCTGGTGCCGCGGCCGTTCACGCTCGATCGCGACTTCGTCCAGGAGATCCGGGATCTGGTGCCCGCCGAACCGCTCGACGAGATCCTCGCCGACTACGACACGTGGCGCAGTGAGCGGCCCGCCGAGCTATGCCGCAAGATCGTCATCGAACTGCTGGCGTGGCAGTTCGCCAGCCCGGTGCGCTGGATCGAGACGCAGGATCTGCTGTTCATCGAGGAGGCCGCCGGGGGGCTCGGGATCGAGCGCTTCGTCGAGATCGGTGTGAAGTCCGCGCCGACCGTTGCGGGCCTGGCGGCCAACACGCTGAAGCTGCCCGAATATTCGCACAGCACAACGGAAGTGCTGAACTCTGAGCGGGACGCGGCGGTGCTGTTCGCGACCGACTCCGACCCGGAGCCCGAACTCGACGACGTGCCGGCTTCCGCTCCGGAGCCTGACGTGACCTCAGCCGTCGAGGCGGCTGCCCCGGCCGTGCCCGCACCGGCGCTCGCCGCGCCGACGGGCGGCCCCCGCCCGGAGGACCTGACGTTCGACGCCGCCGACGCGACGATGGCGTTGATAGCGCTGGCGGCCAAGATGCGCATCGACCAGATCGAGCCGCTGGACTCCATCGAGTCGATCACCGACGGAGCGTCATCGCGACGCAACCAGCTGCTGGTCGATCTCGGCTCCGAGCTCGACCTCGGCGCCATCGACGGTGCGGGCGAGGCCGACCTGGCCGGACTCAAAGGGCAGGTCACCAAGCTGGCCAGGACCTACAAACCGTTCGGCCCCGTGCTCTCCGACGCGGTGAACGACCAGTTGCGCACCGTGTTCGGGCCGTCTGGTAAGCGGCCGGGCTACATCGCCGAGCGGGTCGCCAAGACCTGGGAGCTGGGTGCGGGTTGGGCCAAGCACGTCACCGTCGAGGTCGCGCTGGGCACCCGTGAAGGGGCCAGCGTGCGCGGTGGTGATCTGGGCGGGTTGCACGACGGAGCGCTGGCCGACGCGGCGACCGTCGACAAGGTCATCGACGGCGCGGTCGCCGCGGTGGCGGCCCGGCGCGGCGTTGCGGTCTCGCTGCCGTCGGCGGCGGGCGCCAGTGGCGGTGTGGTGGATTCCGCCGCGCTGACCGAGTTCGCCGAGCGGGTCACGGGTCGCGACGGCGTGCTCGCATCGGCGGCCCGGATGATCCTGGGGCAGCTCGGACTCGACACGCCCATCCCGGTCCCGGAAGCCAGCGATGCTGAGCTCATCGACCTCGTCACCGCCGAATTGGGTTCGGACTGGCCACGTTTGGTGGCACCTGCGTTCGACGGCCGCAAAGCGGTGCTCTTCGACGACCGCTGGGCCAGCGCCCGCGAGGACCTGGCCCGGCTGTGGCTGTCCGGCGAGGACGAGATCGACCACGACTGGCAGCGGCTCTCGACGCGATTCGAGGGCGCCGGTCACGTGGTCGGCACGCAGGCCACATGGTGGCAGGGCAGGGCGTTGGCGGCGGGGCGCAACATCCACGCCTCGCTGTACGGCCGAGCCGCGGCGGGCGCGGAGAACCCGGGCACCGGCCGCTACAGCGACGAGGTCGCCGTCGTCACCGGCGCCTCGAAGGGTTCGATCGCCGCGTCGGTGGTCGCGCAGTTGCTCGACGGTGGCGCGACGGTCATCGCGACGACGTCCAAGCTCGACGACGACCGGTTGGCGTTCTACCGCAACCTCTACCGCGACAACGCCCGCTGGGACGCCAAGTTATGGGTGGTGCCCGCCAACATGGCGTCCTACACCGATATCGACGCACTGGTTCAGTGGGTCGGTACCGAGCAGACCGAAAGCCTTGGGCCGCAGTCGATTCACCTCAAGGATGCCCAGACCCCGACGCTGCTGTTCCCGTTCGCGGCGCCGCGGGTCGCCGGCGACCTGTCCGACGCCGGGTCGCGCGCAGAGATGGAGATGAAGGTGCTGCTGTGGGCCGTGCAACGGCTGATCGGCGGGCTCTCACACATCGGCGCCGAGCGCGATATCGCCGCGCGCCTGCACGTCGTGCTGCCCGGCTCACCGAACCGTGGCATGTTCGGCGGTGACGGCGCCTACGGTGAGGCCAAGTCGGCGCTCGACGCGGTGGTGTCCCGGTGGAAGGCCGAATCGTCGTGGGCGCAGCGGGTTTCGCTGGCGCACGCGCTGATCGGCTGGACCAAGGGCACGGGTCTGATGGGGCACAACGACGCGATGGTCGGCGCGGTCGAAGAAGCCGGGGTCCGCACGTACACGACCGACGAGATGGCGGCCATGCTGCTGGGGCTGTGTGACATCGAGTCCAAGGTGGCCGCCGCGCGAGCGCCGCTGCAGGCGGACTTCACCGGCGGCCTGGCCGAGGCCGACATCGACATGGCCGAGCTGGCGGCCAAGGCACGCGAAGAGATGGTGACCGAGAGCCGGGCCGAGGAGCCCGACGCCGAGGGCACCGTGCGCGCGCTGCCGTCGCCGCCGCGGGGCTACAAGTCCGCGCCACCGCCGGACTGGGCCGACCTCGACATCGACCCGGCCGACATGGTGGTGATCGTCGGCGGCGCCGAACTTGGGCCGTACGGCTCGTCGCGCACCCGGTTCGAGATGGAGGTCGACAACGAGTTGTCGGCGGCCGGCGTGCTCGAGCTGGCGTGGACGACCGGACTGGTCAAGTGGGAGGACGATCCCACGCCGGGCTGGTACGACACGCAGACCGGCGAGCTGGTCGACGAGGGCGAGCTGGTGGAGCGTTACCACGACGCCGTCATCGAGCGGGTCGGTATCCGCGAGTGGGTCGACGACGGTGCGATCGACCCCGATCACGCGTCGCCCCTTCTGTTTTCGGTATTCCTCGACAAGGACTTCACGTTCGTCGTGTCGTCGGAAGCCGAAGCCCGCGGGTTCCTGCAGTTCGACCCGGAACACACGGTGATCGCCCCGGCGCCGGAAGGCGGCGACTGGCAGGTCACCCGTAAGGCGGGCACCGAGGTTCGGGTGCCGCGCAAGGTCAAGCTGTCGCGCACCGTCGGTGCGCAGATCCCCACCGGATTCGATCCGAGGGTGTACGGGGTTTCGCAGGACATGAGCAACTCGATCGACCGGTTGGCGCTGTGGAACCTCGTCACCACGGTCGACGCGTTCCTGTCGGCGGGCTTCAGCCCGAACGAGCTCATGCGGTGGGTGCACCCGAGCCTGGTGGCCAGTACCCAGGGCACCGGCATGGGTGGAATGACCTCGATGCAGACCATGTACCACGGCAACCTGCTCGGCCAGAACAAGCCGAACGACATCCTGCAGGAGGTGCTGCCGAACGTCATCGCCGGGCACGTCGTCCAGTCCTATGTCGGCAGCTACGGCGCGATGATCCACCCGGTCGGCGCATGCGCGACGGCAGCCATCTCGGTGGAGGAGGGTGTCGACAAGATCCGGTTGGGCAAGGCCGAGTTCGTGGTCGCCGGCGGATACGACGACACGACGCTCGAGGCGGTCATCGGCTTCGGTGACATGGCCGCGACCGCGGACACCGAGATGATGCGCGCCAAGGGCATCAGTGACTCGAAGTTCTCGCGTGCCAACGATCGTCGCCGGCTCGGGTTCGTCGAGGGCCAAGGCGGTGGGACCATCCTGCTGGCCCGCGGTGACCTCGCGCTCAACATGGGGCTGCCCGTGCTCGCGGTGGTCGGTTACGTGTCGTCGTTCGGCGATGGTGTGCACACCTCGATCCCGGCTCCGGGCCTCGGCGCGCTGGGCGCGGGACGCGGTGGTCGCGAGTCGCAGCTGGCGCGCTCGCTGGCCAGGCTCGGGGTCGGGGCCGACGACATCGCAGTGGTGTCCAAGCACGACACCTCGACGCTGGCCAACGATCCCAACGAGACCGAACTGCACGAGCGGCTGGCCGATGCGTTGGGCAGGTCCGAAGGTGCACCACTGTTCGTGGTGTCGCAGAAGAGCCTGACCGGTCACTCCAAGGGCGGCGCGGCGGCGTTCCAGATGCTGGGGCTCTGCCAAATCCTGCGCGACGGCGTCATCCCGCCGAACCGCAGCCTGGATTGCGTCGACGACGAATTGGCGGGCTCGGCGCACTTCGTGTGGGTGCGCGACACGCTGAAGTTCGGCGAGAAGTTCCCGCTCAAAGCGGGGCTGATCACCAGCCTGGGCTTCGGTCACGTATCCGGTCTGATCGCGCTGGTGCATCCGCAGGCGTTCCTCGCCGCGCTCAGCCCGACGCAACGCGCCGAGTACAAACAGCGCGCCGACGACCGGGTGCTGGCGGGGCAACACCGGCTCGCGTCGGCGATCGCCGGCGGTAAGCCGATGTACGAGAAGCCGGCCGACCGCCGGTTCAACCACGACGCCCCGGAGAAGCCGCAGGAAGCCGAGATGCTTCTCGATGCGGCGGCACGGCTCGGCGACGACGACGTGTATGTGCGCGCGCAACGCGGGCGATGA
- the acpS gene encoding holo-ACP synthase AcpS, translated as MAIVGVGIDLVSIPEFAEQVDQPGTVFAETFTPGERRDAADKSSSAARHLAARWAAKEAVIKAWSGSRFARRPVLPEGIHRDIEVITDMWGRPKVRLSGAIAEHLKNVTIHLSLTHEADTAAAVAILEER; from the coding sequence ATGGCGATAGTGGGGGTGGGGATCGACTTGGTCTCCATACCCGAGTTCGCCGAGCAGGTGGACCAGCCTGGGACGGTTTTCGCCGAGACGTTCACGCCCGGTGAGCGCCGCGACGCCGCCGACAAGAGCTCGTCGGCGGCGCGGCATCTCGCCGCACGCTGGGCGGCGAAGGAGGCCGTGATCAAGGCCTGGTCGGGGTCCCGCTTCGCCCGACGCCCGGTGCTGCCCGAGGGCATCCACCGCGACATCGAGGTCATCACCGATATGTGGGGCAGGCCCAAGGTGCGCCTGTCCGGGGCGATCGCCGAGCATCTGAAGAATGTGACAATTCACCTGTCGTTGACGCACGAGGCCGACACGGCGGCTGCGGTCGCCATCCTCGAGGAGCGCTGA